In Allomuricauda ruestringensis DSM 13258, the following proteins share a genomic window:
- a CDS encoding Gfo/Idh/MocA family protein has product MKSLTRRNFNNLTAKGIGGAALLSSAPFACAMGANQDKKKLGIALVGLGSYSTYQLAPALQDTQHCYLAGIVTGTPEKEKVWADKYGIPKKNIYNYQNFDDIANNPEIDVVYVVLPNSMHAEFSIRAAQAGKHVICEKPMAISVAECDAIINACKEAGVKLGMGYRLHSEPYTQQVKEFVKGKTFGDILFVSADAAYRSTSNTNQWRLDKKLSGGGALMNMGVYAVQSAIYGTGENPISVAAQEFSTRPEYFKDTDETITAQFEFPSGAVGNISTSHNFNANAMYVSGTSGWFRLQPANNYGPLSGVTSNGDVIKFPHESQQKLQMDDFARHVLFDEPNKAPGEMGKRDMMIVEAIYKSIANGGETISLNLEPDFGFGG; this is encoded by the coding sequence ATGAAGAGTCTCACCCGAAGAAATTTTAACAATCTCACCGCAAAAGGCATAGGAGGTGCCGCCTTGTTGTCGTCAGCGCCGTTTGCCTGTGCCATGGGTGCCAATCAAGATAAAAAGAAGCTGGGCATTGCCCTAGTTGGACTTGGCAGTTACAGCACCTATCAGTTGGCACCTGCTTTGCAGGATACCCAACATTGTTATTTGGCAGGAATTGTTACTGGAACTCCCGAAAAGGAAAAGGTTTGGGCAGATAAATACGGTATTCCTAAAAAGAACATCTACAATTATCAAAATTTTGATGACATTGCCAACAACCCAGAAATTGATGTGGTGTATGTGGTGCTTCCCAACAGTATGCATGCCGAATTCAGTATCCGTGCGGCACAAGCAGGCAAGCATGTAATTTGTGAAAAACCTATGGCCATTAGTGTAGCGGAATGTGATGCCATCATCAATGCATGTAAGGAAGCTGGCGTAAAATTGGGAATGGGCTATCGCTTGCATTCTGAACCTTACACACAGCAAGTGAAGGAATTTGTTAAGGGGAAAACCTTTGGTGATATTTTGTTTGTATCTGCGGATGCTGCCTACCGCTCCACGAGCAATACAAACCAATGGCGTTTGGACAAAAAACTTTCGGGAGGGGGTGCTTTAATGAATATGGGCGTGTATGCCGTGCAAAGTGCCATTTATGGTACGGGTGAAAATCCAATTTCGGTGGCTGCACAGGAATTTAGCACCAGACCTGAGTATTTTAAAGACACTGACGAGACCATTACGGCACAATTTGAATTCCCGAGTGGGGCAGTGGGCAACATTTCCACTTCGCACAATTTTAATGCGAATGCGATGTATGTTTCCGGGACTTCGGGATGGTTTCGGTTACAGCCTGCCAATAATTATGGTCCGTTGAGCGGGGTGACTTCTAATGGTGATGTTATTAAATTTCCGCACGAGAGCCAGCAGAAATTGCAAATGGACGATTTTGCCCGGCACGTATTGTTCGATGAGCCCAACAAAGCGCCCGGTGAAATGGGCAAACGTGATATGATGATCGTGGAAGCCATATACAAATCCATTGCGAATGGGGGAGAGACAATTTCCTTAAATCTTGAACCTGATTTTGGGTTTGGGGGGTGA
- a CDS encoding BatA domain-containing protein gives MQFKHPEILWALFLLVIPILIHLFQLRRFTKTPFTNVAMLQKVVSESRKSNSLKKWLLLFTRLLLLAAIIIAFAQPFTSATTALQEKETVVYLDDSFSMQAKNNGISLLEKAVQDLIKNIDGDTEFSLFTNEKTFNNVRVTDIQNSLLSLPYSYKQLNLNEIDLKANSLFSQNNSSIKNLIVISDFQERLSDGNTDLDSTLVTHFVPMQPREIQNVSIDSVFVDDGLNEQAKLKVFLSGGNENNALPISLYNDEELIAKTAAKFKSNGDAEVAFTIPASEKLNGRLSIIDNALGYDNRFYFNINSKEKIKVLAISESDSDYLNRLFRGDEFDFQKYALNQLDYSNLDNKNVVILDNLATIPSSLQNILRTFKNDGGTLIIVPAINSNLSTYNTFLSSLSPTQFSEKITSNAQLTTITFDHPLYRNVFEQEVTNFQYPSVKEHFRIQTTLPKALSLEGGDSFLSGDDGLYVYTAPLALDNSNFINSPLIVPTFYNMAQSSLQTPKPYQTLGEVTTVDISAQIGNDDILEASKAGYEFIPLQQTFPNRVRLTFDQNPTEDGIFSILQNEQRLQNISFNYPRAESQLKYLDIGVLENVNTMDSVPELFEYLEAENNITAYWKWFVILALLLALIEVLIQKFVT, from the coding sequence ATGCAGTTTAAACATCCAGAAATTCTTTGGGCACTTTTTCTTCTAGTCATACCCATTTTAATCCATTTATTTCAGTTACGGCGCTTTACCAAAACCCCGTTCACCAATGTGGCCATGCTACAAAAAGTGGTTTCGGAGTCCAGAAAAAGTAATTCCCTAAAAAAATGGCTGCTGCTATTTACCCGTCTCTTATTGTTGGCTGCCATCATAATTGCTTTTGCGCAACCGTTTACCTCGGCCACAACAGCGCTTCAAGAAAAGGAAACCGTTGTTTATCTGGACGACTCTTTCAGTATGCAAGCTAAGAACAATGGTATTTCACTTTTGGAAAAAGCTGTCCAGGATTTAATCAAAAACATTGATGGGGATACGGAGTTCAGTCTGTTCACTAACGAAAAAACATTCAATAACGTTCGCGTAACGGACATTCAAAATTCGTTGCTATCACTCCCCTACTCCTACAAACAACTGAACTTAAACGAAATTGACCTAAAGGCCAATAGTCTGTTCTCCCAAAACAATAGTAGCATAAAAAACTTGATTGTAATTTCTGATTTTCAAGAAAGATTATCCGATGGAAATACCGATTTGGATTCAACTTTAGTGACTCATTTTGTTCCGATGCAGCCGCGAGAGATCCAAAATGTATCGATTGATTCCGTTTTTGTGGATGATGGTTTGAATGAACAGGCCAAATTAAAAGTGTTTCTTTCTGGAGGGAACGAGAATAATGCCTTGCCCATTTCTCTTTATAATGATGAGGAATTGATTGCCAAAACTGCTGCAAAATTTAAATCAAATGGAGATGCAGAAGTAGCATTTACCATTCCAGCTAGTGAAAAGTTAAACGGACGTTTGAGCATCATCGATAATGCATTGGGGTACGATAATCGGTTTTACTTCAACATCAATTCCAAAGAAAAAATTAAAGTTTTGGCCATTAGTGAATCAGATAGCGATTATTTAAACCGATTGTTCCGGGGCGACGAGTTCGATTTTCAAAAATATGCTTTGAATCAACTGGATTACAGTAATTTGGATAATAAAAATGTAGTGATTCTGGATAATTTAGCTACAATTCCAAGTAGCCTTCAAAATATCTTGCGTACTTTTAAAAATGATGGTGGCACATTGATCATAGTTCCTGCGATCAACAGTAATTTATCCACATACAATACGTTTTTGTCCAGTTTATCCCCAACACAATTTTCGGAGAAAATCACATCCAATGCCCAATTGACTACCATCACCTTTGATCACCCATTGTACCGCAACGTTTTTGAACAGGAAGTGACCAATTTTCAATATCCATCCGTAAAAGAGCATTTTAGAATACAGACTACTTTGCCCAAAGCTTTGTCCTTAGAAGGCGGGGATTCGTTTTTGTCCGGGGATGACGGACTATATGTTTATACAGCTCCCTTAGCATTGGATAACTCCAATTTTATCAACTCGCCATTGATTGTGCCCACCTTTTATAATATGGCACAATCCAGTTTGCAAACACCAAAGCCCTATCAAACCCTTGGTGAAGTAACCACGGTGGATATTTCTGCTCAAATAGGCAACGACGATATTTTAGAGGCCTCCAAAGCAGGTTATGAGTTTATTCCGCTACAACAAACTTTCCCAAATCGGGTGCGGCTCACTTTTGACCAAAATCCGACCGAAGATGGCATTTTTTCCATTTTACAAAACGAACAAAGGCTACAAAATATAAGTTTTAATTACCCCAGAGCGGAAAGTCAACTCAAATATTTGGATATCGGAGTATTGGAAAATGTAAACACGATGGATTCCGTTCCCGAACTATTTGAATATCTGGAAGCGGAGAACAACATTACCGCATATTGGAAATGGTTTGTTATTTTAGCGTTGCTTCTGGCGCTTATTGAGGTACTCATTCAAAAATTTGTTACATGA
- a CDS encoding dihydroorotase — protein MNILLKSAKIVCPDNKELHLKKRDILIKKGIIEKIGASVEAPANTKVVEKDNLHVSLGWFDSSVSFGEPGFEERETIANGLFTAGKSGFTDIVLNPNTNPVPDTSSDVVFLKERGIGKATKIYPLGTLTKNADGVDLAELYDMRNAGAVAFYDFKKQVSNPNLLKIALLYAQNFDGLVYSFPQDGDIKGKGVAHEGEVSTVLGLKGIPALAEELQVARDLFILEYTGGKLHIPTISSGGSVKLIAEAKKKGLDVTCSVAIHNLFFSDETLTSFDTHFKVSPPLRTKSDCKTLIKGVKNGTIDFVTTDHIPMDIEHKRVEFDNAKSGSLGLESAFGSLNTIFELEETIAFLTKGRSRFQIVPPALKEGSKACLTLFNPDGEYTFETKNILSTSKNSMFVGSTLKGKVYGIINNDQSIL, from the coding sequence ATGAACATTCTGCTGAAGTCTGCAAAAATCGTATGCCCAGATAACAAGGAACTTCACCTAAAGAAAAGGGATATCCTTATTAAAAAAGGAATCATCGAGAAGATTGGTGCCTCTGTGGAAGCTCCTGCCAATACCAAGGTGGTAGAAAAGGATAATCTACATGTATCCCTCGGTTGGTTCGATAGCAGCGTGAGTTTTGGTGAGCCAGGATTTGAGGAACGGGAAACCATTGCAAACGGATTGTTTACAGCCGGTAAAAGTGGGTTCACCGATATTGTGCTGAACCCAAACACGAATCCCGTGCCCGATACCAGCTCCGATGTGGTATTTTTAAAAGAACGTGGAATAGGTAAGGCTACAAAAATTTATCCTTTGGGCACCTTGACCAAGAATGCCGACGGCGTTGACCTTGCGGAGCTTTATGATATGAGGAATGCAGGGGCCGTGGCCTTTTACGATTTCAAAAAACAGGTTTCCAATCCCAACCTATTAAAAATAGCATTGTTGTACGCCCAAAATTTCGATGGACTGGTGTATTCCTTTCCTCAGGACGGCGACATAAAAGGAAAAGGTGTGGCCCACGAAGGCGAAGTATCCACCGTATTGGGACTAAAGGGTATTCCTGCCTTGGCCGAAGAACTGCAAGTTGCACGAGATCTTTTTATTTTGGAATATACCGGAGGTAAATTGCATATTCCGACCATATCTTCAGGGGGTTCGGTAAAACTTATCGCTGAGGCCAAGAAAAAGGGATTGGATGTAACGTGCAGCGTGGCCATTCATAATCTATTCTTTTCGGATGAAACCCTAACGAGTTTTGATACCCATTTTAAGGTGTCACCTCCCCTTCGGACAAAATCGGATTGTAAGACATTGATCAAGGGGGTGAAAAACGGAACCATTGATTTTGTGACCACAGACCATATTCCGATGGATATTGAGCACAAACGTGTGGAATTTGATAATGCAAAAAGTGGAAGTCTTGGGCTAGAGTCCGCTTTTGGAAGTTTGAACACCATTTTTGAGTTGGAAGAAACCATTGCTTTTTTAACCAAAGGACGTTCTCGGTTCCAAATAGTGCCTCCTGCCCTAAAAGAAGGTTCCAAAGCATGTTTAACCCTGTTCAATCCTGATGGTGAATATACTTTTGAGACAAAGAACATTCTTTCCACCTCAAAGAATAGCATGTTCGTAGGTTCCACATTAAAAGGTAAAGTTTACGGAATCATCAACAATGATCAAAGCATTTTATAA
- a CDS encoding SGNH/GDSL hydrolase family protein: MKKQTILWMMLSFLGLMGTSKINAQDWPNLEKYKNANAELPPPSEGENRVVFMGNSITEMWEDAHPEFFKNHPFINRGIGGQTTPQMLLRFRQDVIDLNPKAVVILAGTNDIAGNTGPMTLKQIHYNILSMVELAKANGIKPIVCSVLPAYDYPWRPGLEPNIKIPKLNNMLKAMTEAQGVIYLDYFSEMADDRNGLPSELTTDEVHVTKVGYEIMEEMVREAIKKVLNTK; encoded by the coding sequence GTGAAAAAACAAACCATACTCTGGATGATGCTTTCTTTTTTAGGATTGATGGGCACTTCTAAAATCAATGCCCAAGATTGGCCCAATTTGGAAAAGTATAAAAACGCCAATGCTGAACTCCCTCCGCCTTCAGAAGGAGAAAACCGTGTAGTATTCATGGGCAACTCCATTACCGAAATGTGGGAAGATGCCCATCCTGAGTTTTTTAAGAACCACCCTTTTATAAACCGTGGCATCGGCGGACAGACCACGCCACAGATGTTGCTACGTTTTAGACAAGACGTTATTGACCTAAATCCAAAAGCAGTGGTGATTTTAGCCGGTACCAACGATATTGCGGGCAATACAGGCCCCATGACGCTGAAACAAATACACTATAATATCCTTTCCATGGTAGAACTGGCAAAAGCAAACGGCATTAAACCAATAGTTTGTTCCGTACTGCCTGCTTACGATTACCCGTGGCGTCCAGGTTTGGAGCCGAACATTAAAATACCAAAGCTCAATAACATGCTCAAGGCTATGACAGAAGCCCAAGGAGTTATTTACCTAGATTATTTTTCTGAAATGGCCGATGATAGGAATGGACTGCCATCCGAATTGACCACGGACGAAGTACATGTGACCAAAGTGGGCTATGAAATTATGGAGGAAATGGTGCGAGAAGCCATCAAAAAGGTTCTTAATACCAAGTAA
- a CDS encoding YfiT family bacillithiol transferase yields the protein MNKKETLEQLRYPIGKFEVPDTITKHNLEEWISVLEQLPQRLSDLVTPLSEEQLETPYRPGGWTVRQVVHHISDSHHNSYIRFKWALTEDTPTIKAYDEKAWAELFDTRTAPILMSLYHLSAIHAKLVYLLKGISEGDLKRSFIHPDGNQETTLEENIARYAWHSNHHFAHIENLVEREGW from the coding sequence ATGAACAAAAAAGAAACTTTGGAACAACTACGTTACCCCATTGGAAAATTTGAGGTTCCTGACACCATCACAAAACATAATTTGGAGGAATGGATTTCCGTTTTGGAACAATTGCCCCAACGTTTGAGCGATTTGGTTACTCCATTGTCCGAGGAACAACTCGAAACCCCGTATCGACCAGGGGGTTGGACGGTTCGCCAGGTGGTCCATCATATTTCCGATAGCCACCACAATAGCTATATTCGCTTTAAATGGGCACTTACGGAAGATACTCCTACAATTAAAGCCTACGATGAAAAGGCCTGGGCCGAATTGTTCGATACCCGTACCGCACCCATATTAATGTCACTCTACCATTTGAGTGCCATACATGCCAAGTTGGTTTATTTGCTGAAAGGAATCTCTGAAGGAGATTTAAAAAGAAGCTTTATCCATCCCGATGGAAACCAAGAGACCACTTTGGAAGAAAACATTGCACGCTACGCTTGGCACAGCAACCATCATTTTGCCCATATTGAAAATTTGGTGGAGCGCGAAGGATGGTAG
- a CDS encoding thioredoxin family protein: protein MARTPSNMLPLGTKAPNFELLDTVSDKKRSLDELKGEKGTVIMFICNHCPFVVHVNPMIVKLAKEYQGKGIAFVAISSNDVENYPQDAPHLMKEKAKKDGYTFPYLYDETQVTAKAYDAACTPDFYLFDAEMTLVYRGQLDDSRPGNDVPLTGADLKSAMDAVLDGKAADSEQKPSLGCNIKWTNI, encoded by the coding sequence ATGGCTAGAACTCCCAGCAACATGCTTCCCTTGGGAACCAAGGCTCCAAACTTTGAACTATTGGACACCGTTTCCGATAAAAAACGCTCTTTGGACGAGTTGAAAGGAGAAAAAGGAACCGTAATCATGTTTATCTGCAACCACTGCCCTTTTGTGGTTCATGTAAACCCGATGATCGTAAAGTTGGCAAAAGAATATCAGGGAAAAGGGATTGCCTTTGTCGCCATTTCCAGCAACGATGTGGAAAACTATCCACAGGATGCCCCGCATTTAATGAAAGAAAAAGCCAAAAAGGATGGCTATACGTTCCCCTATTTGTATGATGAAACACAAGTAACGGCAAAGGCATACGATGCTGCCTGTACTCCCGACTTTTATCTCTTTGATGCTGAAATGACCTTAGTGTATCGAGGTCAACTCGACGATTCAAGGCCTGGCAATGACGTTCCACTAACAGGAGCTGACCTTAAAAGTGCAATGGATGCCGTTCTGGATGGCAAAGCTGCAGATTCCGAGCAAAAGCCGAGTCTCGGCTGTAATATTAAATGGACCAACATCTAA
- a CDS encoding glycosyltransferase, protein MQNGKVSIIIPFKNTAHFLPECLDSILNQTYAYWEILAVNDHSTDKSFELLSAYSKKDNRIKVFQNKGTGIIPALQTAYAQSSGSFVTRMDSDDIMKPIRLEVMVNALVENGIGHIAVGQVKYFSNRGISNGYERYETWLNQLTSTGNNYDEIYKECVIPSPCWMVHREDFDKCDGFQPNRYPEDYDLTFRFYEHGFKIIPCKKVLHLWRDYDTRTSRTHEHYAQNYFLDIKLHYFLRLNYDATRTLVVWGAGFKGKKIAKGLKKRGLDFVWLCDNPKKIGKKIYDKELVHFEALQELDNPQSIITVANEEAQKEIRAYFSELGQLPMQDYFFFC, encoded by the coding sequence ATGCAAAACGGCAAGGTTAGCATCATCATTCCTTTTAAAAACACTGCACATTTTCTTCCAGAATGCTTGGATTCCATTTTGAATCAAACCTATGCCTATTGGGAAATTCTGGCCGTTAATGACCATTCTACCGATAAGAGTTTTGAGCTCCTCTCCGCCTACTCCAAAAAAGATAATCGTATAAAAGTCTTCCAAAACAAAGGCACGGGGATTATTCCTGCGCTCCAAACGGCCTATGCCCAAAGTAGTGGAAGCTTTGTGACCCGCATGGATTCGGATGACATCATGAAGCCTATCAGATTGGAGGTAATGGTAAATGCTTTAGTTGAAAACGGTATTGGACATATCGCTGTTGGACAAGTAAAATATTTTTCTAACCGAGGCATTAGCAATGGTTATGAGCGGTATGAGACATGGTTGAACCAATTAACATCAACTGGCAATAATTATGATGAAATTTATAAGGAGTGCGTAATTCCCTCCCCTTGCTGGATGGTTCACCGAGAAGATTTTGATAAGTGCGATGGTTTTCAACCCAACCGTTACCCAGAAGATTACGACCTAACCTTTCGATTTTATGAACATGGATTTAAAATTATTCCCTGCAAAAAGGTGCTACACCTTTGGCGTGACTACGATACCCGAACCTCCCGTACCCATGAGCATTACGCACAAAACTATTTTTTAGACATCAAACTCCATTATTTTTTAAGGTTGAATTACGATGCAACCCGCACCTTGGTAGTTTGGGGAGCTGGATTTAAAGGGAAGAAGATTGCAAAAGGGTTGAAAAAACGAGGTCTTGATTTTGTTTGGCTGTGCGACAACCCAAAGAAAATCGGCAAAAAAATCTATGATAAAGAACTTGTCCACTTTGAGGCATTACAAGAACTGGACAATCCGCAAAGTATTATTACCGTTGCCAATGAAGAAGCCCAAAAAGAAATTCGAGCATATTTTTCAGAATTGGGGCAGTTGCCCATGCAGGATTACTTCTTTTTTTGTTAG
- a CDS encoding alpha/beta hydrolase, with amino-acid sequence MSSKPLSLTYLLRPSSKASGKVPALFMFHGYGSNEEDLFSFASELPEELMVFSVKAPYDLEPFGHAWYAINFDAEQGKWSDDEQAKESREKIVAFMDEAIEAYDLDKDNITLLGFSQGTILSYAVALSYPEKVKNVIALSGYINENILVNGYAEKDHSKLNVYTSHGQVDQVIPLEWAQNSPEFLENLGIPTTYQEFPVGHGVSQHNFFSFKKWLEEHV; translated from the coding sequence ATGTCCTCAAAACCCTTATCGCTAACATATTTATTACGACCTTCATCCAAAGCCTCTGGAAAAGTTCCAGCATTGTTTATGTTTCATGGTTATGGCAGCAATGAGGAAGACCTTTTTTCATTTGCATCTGAACTCCCTGAGGAATTAATGGTTTTTTCTGTAAAAGCACCTTATGACCTTGAGCCATTTGGCCATGCATGGTATGCCATTAATTTTGATGCCGAACAAGGCAAATGGAGCGATGACGAACAAGCCAAAGAGTCTAGGGAGAAAATTGTTGCTTTTATGGATGAAGCCATTGAGGCATACGATTTGGACAAAGATAATATTACGCTATTGGGATTTAGTCAAGGAACCATTTTAAGCTATGCGGTTGCCTTGTCGTATCCGGAAAAAGTGAAGAACGTGATTGCACTCAGTGGATACATTAATGAAAATATTTTGGTGAACGGCTATGCTGAAAAAGATCATAGTAAACTAAATGTTTACACATCGCATGGGCAAGTAGACCAAGTAATTCCTTTGGAATGGGCCCAAAATTCACCAGAATTCCTTGAAAATCTGGGTATTCCGACTACTTATCAGGAGTTTCCTGTGGGGCATGGGGTTTCCCAACATAACTTTTTTTCCTTTAAAAAATGGTTGGAGGAACATGTTTGA
- a CDS encoding GNAT family N-acetyltransferase: MTLTIQKNKVILEPVTQDNLNEYLTVGVKSYCEHYLHLWENEDPTPYISYGLTKEVVERELQDPNALNYLIQQNNKNVGILKLVKNCGIDEIADSDALKAEKIYLLKEHSGKGIGKQVLLFIEDIARKRNKKYVWLDAMQKGNPVHFYQKNGYIIKRDSEIPFPGARPNEKAMWILTKTL; the protein is encoded by the coding sequence ATGACCCTCACTATTCAAAAAAACAAGGTAATCTTGGAGCCCGTTACCCAAGATAACTTAAATGAATATTTGACCGTTGGTGTAAAATCGTACTGCGAGCATTACCTGCATCTTTGGGAGAACGAAGATCCAACACCCTATATTTCGTATGGACTGACCAAAGAAGTTGTTGAACGCGAACTTCAGGACCCCAATGCACTCAACTATCTGATTCAACAAAACAATAAAAATGTTGGCATCCTTAAATTGGTAAAAAACTGTGGCATTGATGAAATTGCAGATTCAGATGCACTGAAAGCTGAGAAAATTTATTTGCTGAAAGAACACTCCGGTAAAGGAATAGGCAAACAGGTGCTTTTGTTTATTGAAGACATCGCGAGAAAACGGAACAAAAAGTACGTTTGGCTGGATGCCATGCAAAAAGGAAATCCCGTTCATTTCTATCAAAAAAACGGATATATCATCAAAAGAGATAGCGAAATTCCTTTTCCGGGCGCAAGGCCAAACGAAAAAGCTATGTGGATTCTTACCAAGACCCTATGA
- a CDS encoding S10 family peptidase translates to MKKLLLLGMAFCTSLAFAQSRKLPVDTTVTTQHSVTINGSNIDYTATTGTQPVWDELGEPIASLHYTYYTKNGVKDRSSRPLLISFNGGPGSGSVWMHLAYTGPRILKIDDEGYPVQPYGVKENPYSVLDVTDIVYVNPVNTGYSRTIPETGKEVDRKKFFGINADTKYLAEWLNTFVSRNNRWNSPKYIVGESYGGTRVMGLSLALQNQQWMYLNGVIMVSPADYKVFRDNDPVSSALNLPYFAAAAWHHKALPSDLQSKDLLEVLPEVEEFTINELLPAIAKGGFIPESERKAIADKMARYSGLDAKDIIDHNLDVPTQFFWKALLRDKGGYTIGRLDSRYLGIDKKMAGTRPDYSPELTSWLHSFTPAINYYLQEELDFKTDIKYNMFGPVHPWDNDDDNVRENLRQAMAQNPYLNVLVQSGYYDGACTYFAAKYTMSQVDPSGRMKDRFEFKGYRSGHMMYLRKEDLKSANEDIRAFILRTQAKGKSAKY, encoded by the coding sequence ATGAAAAAACTCTTACTACTAGGCATGGCGTTTTGCACGTCGCTTGCCTTTGCCCAAAGCAGAAAATTACCCGTTGACACCACAGTAACCACACAACATTCCGTAACCATCAACGGTTCCAACATTGACTACACCGCAACTACAGGAACCCAACCCGTATGGGATGAATTGGGAGAACCGATTGCTTCCCTGCACTATACGTATTACACCAAAAACGGTGTAAAAGACAGGTCTTCAAGACCTTTATTGATTTCCTTTAACGGAGGGCCGGGTTCTGGTTCGGTTTGGATGCACTTAGCCTACACAGGTCCGCGTATCCTTAAAATTGATGATGAAGGATACCCTGTGCAGCCTTATGGCGTTAAGGAAAATCCGTATTCCGTTTTGGACGTAACCGATATTGTTTACGTAAATCCTGTAAACACGGGCTATTCACGTACCATTCCCGAAACAGGAAAAGAAGTGGACCGTAAAAAATTCTTCGGAATCAATGCAGATACCAAATATTTGGCGGAATGGCTGAACACCTTTGTTTCTAGAAACAACCGCTGGAACTCTCCGAAATACATTGTGGGTGAAAGCTATGGAGGTACCCGAGTGATGGGGCTTTCGTTGGCACTTCAAAACCAACAATGGATGTACTTGAACGGCGTAATCATGGTTTCCCCTGCGGATTACAAGGTGTTCCGTGACAACGACCCTGTTTCCAGTGCATTGAACCTTCCTTATTTTGCCGCTGCAGCATGGCACCACAAGGCGTTGCCGTCTGACCTTCAAAGCAAAGATTTGTTGGAAGTACTGCCGGAAGTGGAAGAATTCACAATTAATGAATTACTGCCAGCAATCGCTAAAGGTGGTTTTATTCCTGAATCTGAACGTAAAGCCATTGCCGATAAAATGGCGCGTTATTCTGGATTGGATGCAAAAGACATTATTGACCACAATTTGGACGTACCAACGCAATTCTTTTGGAAAGCTTTGTTGAGGGACAAAGGTGGATACACGATCGGGCGTTTGGATAGCCGTTATTTGGGAATTGATAAAAAAATGGCAGGAACCCGACCAGATTACTCACCCGAATTGACCTCTTGGTTGCACAGCTTTACCCCTGCTATTAATTATTACTTGCAGGAAGAGCTTGATTTTAAAACTGACATTAAGTACAACATGTTCGGTCCTGTACATCCTTGGGACAATGATGATGATAACGTAAGGGAAAATCTACGTCAAGCGATGGCACAGAACCCATACTTGAACGTTTTGGTACAATCGGGATATTACGATGGTGCCTGCACCTATTTTGCCGCCAAGTATACCATGTCTCAAGTAGACCCAAGCGGTAGAATGAAAGACCGATTTGAGTTTAAAGGATACCGTTCCGGTCACATGATGTATTTGAGAAAAGAAGATTTAAAATCGGCCAACGAAGATATTAGGGCATTCATTTTAAGAACCCAAGCCAAAGGGAAGAGCGCGAAATATTAA